The genomic stretch GGTATAATAAAAAGTTGTTATGAGTACAAGACCTAAAGTATAGTGGATTTGTGAGATGAGGTTAGCAAGTTGCAGCTTTCTGACAATTAGACCAAAATAGAGGAAAATAACTGAATTCTATCACACCATATTTGCCAAATTAGAAGGCCATGAATAAATAACTAATATAATGAAACTTGAACATGAATGATATAGAACATGTCATTTCATGGTAATCACAAAGGAACTTTCAACTAGTTAGGAAGTTTTTATTACCATTTTGCCTTGTCCTCTAGGGCACGCTGCaaaaaagtttgaaaatcatcCTATTAGACCGTTAATttcatttttaaaaaatgaatGAACAGAAAATGAACTTTTACCTTCCAATCATCGTTCTTCAGCATAGTCCTCAATTTGTTCTCCACGGTGGTGGCTTTCACACAAAACTTTACATGTGCGTCCACTTTCTCACCTGTTTTATCTGTGGTCATACAGTCATCTAGAACAAAGCCACAAACCCCTCCATCTTTGTGAAAAATAGGAGCTGTTGTCATTAGTTTTGTGTTATCATGATGGCATATATAGAGAAAATATCGATCGGGAACAAGAGTTCCATCATCTCTAGTTGATGCACAGGAAGGCCTTGCAATGCGGTCCCAGAACCTCTGAAATGATGCTGGGGGCTTTGGTACAATGCACAGCAATTCTGAATAATCAATCGGCTCATGACGAAACCATATAGCAGTGCTGGACGCATGTGCATTACTCGAATGTATGACTGTGAACTGCTTGTCCCCAACCAACCGTTTGGCCTCTTGCTTTGTACCATCAGAGAAGTGTACAACAAGCTTGCATTTTCTGGGTATGAATTCTGTTCGCGTAAGAATATAGGTGTCAATTGTAGTCTTGTGAATCACACAGCCCACACAGAACTGTGAACTTGGACCAGTAGGTTTCTCCACCATTACAACTGAGGAAGAGACATCCCCGCACAGCTGACGTCTAAACTCAGTATCAGCCTGCGgcccaaattaaaaaaaaagcatacaTTAAAGTTAAAAAGAGATATTGAGATATAAAAGATCCAAAAAAGCTACAAAGCTACCTCCTAATAAAcacaaatttgaaaaaaaaaatcaagggtCTGGTCATATTCAACTCAGGCTTCGATAATAAAATGAGAATAACTACATCTTTTACACCCTCATTAACCAGCACAGTTCAAATTTTTGGGGGCAATACAGAAAAGGAGAAATTCATGGTGATGAATTAATGGGTTGTAAGAACTCAGCAACGATCGGCTGCGGTTCAAATCCGGCATCGAGAAGGCGCCGGAAAAGAATAGGCAAACTATGCTTACCATGGTGAATGCGGCGCTTGGCGGACGCTGGCGCCCTTCGACCGCAGACAGCCGCCGCCCACTTCAACCGCAGAGCAGAGAAGGGAAAGGGTTGTTAGGGTTTTACGGGGCGGGAGAGGGACTTGACCAACTGGATCGCTCGGCCCAGTCGGCCGCCGCCCTTTTCTTTGACCGCAGGCCGCCGCCCTCGTCGACCTGAGAGCATAGAAAAGGGAAAGGCTTTGTTAGGGTTTTACGGAGCGGGATCGATTGTCGGCCCAGTCAGCCCGCCAATCTATCGTCGGCCCAGTCGGCCCGccaacccttttttttttgttgctttaTTACGTTGTTTTCTAgtacatattttttcttcttttggttTAACTAGGCCTATGTCTACATGCTATGGGCTCACATCAACCCCCCTTGTTCCCGACCTGCCGCGGCCAACTTACGCGGGCCACGTCACTCCGAAATCGCGTCCGTTCGGCCGCGAACAATCCGGCGGCCCCGAGGTCGCTACCACGGCGCGCGGCTTCACGGGGAGCCCCTCGGTTCCCGGCATATCGGATCCGGGTTCGATGGAGGCACCCGGTGTACAGTAAACGCGTCCGTTTTTTTTGCGACGCGCTCCTGTGCTTCAGAAGCCCGCTCAACGCTTTGCGGGGAGCCCCGCCACCGTCCGCGCGCGGGCCGAGGTGTCCCGTCCCGAGGTGCGGGGTTTCAGCCCCTCAAAGGTTGCGCTGGACTGCTTCGTGGCCTTTTAAcgggtctttttttttttcctcccgaGGCTGTCCACGTCGCGCACGGCCTGAAGCGGTGGGAAAAAGGCCTCTCTCCGACTACCTCCCCTTCCccgtctcctccctctcccagatccgcctccctctcctcctacTCCCTCAGGCATGGCGGCGCCCCTCACCGGCCCTCTACCGCCTCTCCCGTCCTCCTTACGCGCGCCCctcaccggccgccaccgccgcggcttgccccgcgccgctccccaccggccaccgacGCGCCTTGCCCCCGCGTCGCCCCCGCACGGAGGGGTCCGGGTTTGCCGGCGCGGGCTTGGGCACCGGCGAGCACTCGTCGATGTCCACCATGGGCGCCGGAGCCCCAAGCCCCGCACGGGAACCTCTTCCCCGGCGGCGAGCAACCAACCGCTAAAGGAGGCGTGCCCATCCATCAGGTGGATGCCTCGCTTCCGCTTCGATTTCATATGGGGTTGCGTGCAGATTTGGGGTTCTCGGTGGTGAGTTCCCATCCTTGGAGGTGTTGAATCAAATATCTGCAGTTTATGATTTCAAGTGCCCGATTGAGAAATTAGCATCTGTCGGGTGAACAGTTTAACCAAAGATATCAAACGAATTCTAATTTGGTTAACTCTGCAGATGGGCTATGCAAAATTGGTGGCTTCTAATGCCAGCACATTGAATAACCAGATTTCCAGCCAAGCATGCAAAAACTTCTTATTCATGTACCCCTCTCCTATCTGGATCTCAAGCAAACCAAGGATGTAAGGATGTATCATTCTGTGCATTGTTTCTAGGAGGAGCCCTGTGCTCTGCTGTGGTTCCGCTTGATTTAGTTTAATCGGCTGTCACTATCTTCTGCCTGTGCCACTCGGTTTTTAGCCACTGCCTTTGGGTTACTGCAGCTCTGCAACAATGATTTGGTTCTGTTCTGCTGTCACTACCAATTGCAGCCTAAGCTCCTTGATTAACTGCTCGGCAGTGGCAGCCACTCTTGGACctctttcatttttctttgtgGTTCAGTTTTTGCTCGTCTGATTTGAATTTCTCTACTTGCTGCTCAGCAACAGTAGCAACCTATTGGCTTTGACGTTCTGTACCATTTTGATTGCAGCAACAGCTTGGCTTTTTCTCTCTGATTTTCAGCCACGGTATCAGGTTGACCATGGCAGGCATGTTCAGCTATCAGCTTGTGCATGTAAGTAGCAAAGAAGCAGGGAGCGGCGAGGTTTCAAGTCTCAGGTAATGTCATTTGTGAAGTGTCATTTTCCTGCAGCAGTGTATATGGTAGTCTTTGTCGGCTTGTTATTTTCTCTATGTAATTCCTTGGTTGATCTTTTGATGGATGATTGGTTTAATAAATTTTAGTGAATGTTTGGCTTAATCAATTTACGTTATTATTTCTTCCTTGCATGTTAATCCCTTTGCTTGGTCATTACAACTTGGTTGGTTTAATTTGATATGCAGAGGCAATCAGTTCTTCCTGGATGTATAATCCATATTCATGTTGATTGCCAGTGAGTTATACTACTGGATCAGCTCTCCGATTTAAGATAATTTGAGATGCTAACTTATTCTATCTGCCTGGAGCAATCTGTTTGCTTCTTGCTTTACTTATGATTGGGATTTGGAGATGGTGCAAGGTGGAACCTTGGGAAGAGTTCATGACTTTCTGGGGAGTCGATGCTAATGTGTTGTGTTATAGCTGTGATTTTAAAGCCTTTGTGGGCTTAATTTTTACAGCCAAAAATATGCTTGCATTCATTCATCCTGGATGGGGAAACAATGTACTTGCACGCTTGGTTAATAAAGGAGCTTGTTCTTGAACACGGATAGTTGTTCCGCCGGCCGCTGGGTTTAGGAAGGCGCAAATTTGGCAGATTGGTCAACTAAAAGCCAGCAGTCAACACTATATACAGACATCTCTTGTGGTTTCAGGTACCAAAGGTATAATGTGAATTTTAGAATATAGTTATGCTGACTGCTTGAACTCTGTGCAAAGTTGTAGCTTAGCTCTCAAATGGAAATTTAAGTGCCTTGCCTTTGTTTACATTTTAGCTCCTGATTTGGCAAAGTCATTGCTTGCAACTGAACTTATTTGAACTGACGTTCTCTGGTGATTTGTTCTTTTTATGCCTTTCCAGATGGAGAAGGGAGTGCGAGCAGAGGATCAGCAGGTGCCGAGGTGCCAGGCACAGCTGGACTGACAGGCGACTGCCAGCACCGGAGCCTCCTGTAAGTCTTGCAATTTTAGTATCACTGGATGTAGACCTACTCAAATTAGGCATAGGCTCAACACACCAACAGTGCTATCATTTTTTAAATTCATCAAAGTCAAGAATACTTATGAATGATGAATGCACATTATTTCTACATCAGTGGAGTTGGAAAATAAGATAGACATTAAGAGGCCACCCCTACAGTGAGATGGAATATGCTCAATATGCATAGCTGAATGAACATCAAAACATAGTGTAGATTTAAAAAGTCAGATGTAGTGCTCGAtccatttaaattttttttgatatCCTATGTCATTTCAGGCATGATTTTGCGGATGTAGTTGCAGATATAGAttgcataaaaaaatattgttccTACAGCCTTGAATAACAAAATTAAATGACCAAAGCAAGAAAATCTATTTGAGATATGAATCACTTAGTGTCCAGATTGATAGATTCAGAAAGCCAAAGGAAAATATAGTATCATCTTATACCACTCAGATTAATGGCTATCAAGGATGTGAGATCTGACAGAATATTCATGGCCAACATGGAGTATTGGGTTATTATTCTTCTTATATGAACTTCGTCAGGAAATGAATTTCTTTCCATGTTCAAACTTCTACAAAAGGGTATTTGTACTTGTTTGTAAGTTTCAGTGGAATTGCTCCCAGAAAATAGTTTAAATTTAATGATCCAAGTTTGAATGTGATGGGAAGTATGTTGTCATTTTATCTGGTGTTTGTGCCTACAATTAAATTTGAGCATTTGTTAATTAGTTGCACAGGAGATTTTCATTCTGAATTTGTGCCTACAAGTATGCAGAACTATTGTGCAAATAAAAAACCGAGACATATTTGCCATTGCTGGATGCTTTAAGATTCAATGTTGCAAAGACCAATTCTTGTGGGCTTAAGAATATGTAACAATATTACCAGAAAATTCATAAACACTTATGACAGGTCTACTGAAATCTGAATCTTACAGCATATCTCCTGTTAATTTTAAAAAACATAAGGAAAGGAGCCCAAAAGGCACAAGTGTTATACATAAACAAAATATAATAATAGAAAAAATGTGAAATGACACACAAGAAAAAGCAAAGACAAGAATTGATACCTAAACTGGTATGCTGGTCGGGATGCTGCAGCCACATTCTTCTTCAACTTCTTGGCCGCTGGCAGATCCTTTtgtaagattgtgtataatgcATGGGATATATTGCATTGAGCCTCAAGAGTGAATATATAGGGGTACAagactggggggggggggggggcaagaaAGCCTCCCCGAGATATTGGAACAGCTTAAATCCTGCTTATGGCCAAAATAAGCCGAAACCAGTAGCCAAACGGCGCATTTTTTTGCAGCTTATTCTGGCTGTGCTTCTCCCCACCACTCCCATTTGTACTAAAACGCCGAAGCTGGATCAAACCCGCTTCTTAGGGAAGCGATTTTTCCATTTTTGTGCAGCTCATTTGAGAAGCGCTTATGAAATAAGTAGTCTAACACCTTCTACTCGGTCTCCTTCCGGCAAGGGCGGGCTGCCCAGCACTTGCCACCTCCAATTGGTTGTTCCTACTCATCTTGGATCCATCAGGAATTgagaaaattgaaataatcaATACCCACTGGGATAGGCAGTACTTTGAAAGAGAAGATTAATAAACATTTAGTCAGTAGTTTAATACCATGCAGCAGCTCAGGTGGTGAGAGTGAGCAAGCAAGCTCATAATGGACAAGCATGCATCGTTGTTGATCACCTAAACGGCCAGAGCTCCATAAGCTCTATGTACCACCTAAAAAAGAACTGAATCCACACAAATCATTCTTCAGCCAAAAACCTACAGCAACAAAACACCAGCcccaaatcaaacaaaaaacacaGTTTACTGAAAACTAGAAATGCAAGCGCGGCTTTGCTGCGCCTACATTGGATTGGACAACTGTAGAATTCAGTATGTGTCTCTCGATTGAGGTGCAACATTTGAGAATTGAATAGTGATTATTTGTAATAAGTATGCTGATTTTGGCTAATGCTACCATATCAGAAGTAGCTTTTAGCATATTTGAAGTGGGCCTTTTCTCGTTGCCTTATATCTTCATGGCAAGATAAGATCCAAGATACATCATGTATTTAGAAGGGATTGGAAAATCCTAAAAGGATTTTAAAAGTAATATCGACATATTTATATTTAAACCTCTAAGGAAACAAATCCTTCATAGACATAACATGAATTGCTTGCACCATCAAAGACAGTCGATGCTTCAAGCTCAGGACATGATGGAATGGAAATTTGCTTGGTCAATAAAACATTGATGGTGTTTACTTGAAATTAGACATGTCAATGAGACACAGAAGGCATATTTGCAGAAACCAAGATAGCAAGCTTAGGAATTTTCTGATTTTGTCCAGAACCTGAGGAAGAAAATCGACTTTCCCCTCGACTATAAAGAGATGACAACCACTCTTCCAAATAACAAATTCGGTGGTTCTTGTATACACATTTGTAAATTGATTGTTTATATACAATTGGGATATCGTAGTATATACAAATAAACATGCTTTTACTGTCTAGAGGAGGAAAAATGTGCATTATAACAATCTTAGTAGGGCGTAGGGCACACCTTCCTGAGCATTCGTATTCAAAATCTGGAGAACAGAAGCTCTGTGGCATTTAGTGCATGAATTGAACCACCAAGACTGATATGAATTATGCAACATGGATTGATATCATCATCTGAGGTTCAGTAAATATAATGAACAAAAATGTTATTTTGATGATAGAAATGAAAAATTGTTTGGCAGAAAGGCACTTCGCAAGTAATGCATTCGTAAAATTGCACAGCTGACTGGTAAAAGCTAAAAATGGTTAACTATCCAACGAAACTACATTAGTATGCCATTTAATTTGTTAGTAACTACAGCTGTACAGAAAGCAATGGATTTACCTGTGAAGGTGCTCAATTCATTGTTATTCAGATCAGAGACGATGGAGTGGTTGTGAAAAGTACACTTTTATGTATTTGTTGATATATAGCAATATAGCATCAGGTTGTTGCCTGTTCCTAGTCAAATTGTCGATCAAATATGCATAAGATTGAGACTACGCACACACACAACTCATCTACTAAGGTTATGGACTCAAACAATCTATTAAGCCAAATTCGTACGGTCGTATGGACGACCAGGATTGAAGTCACACCGTCGGCAGCCCAGCCACGCGACAAGATGATGGTGGctgaagagagaggagagatggTGAGGCAGCTACGGAGACACTTCTGAGTGATGGCAAGTCTCAAGAAAGAATAATGTTACTATAGAGGTCCTTCCTCATGTGAACATCACACTTCATGATAGAGTTGCAGGTGGTCTAATGGATTCCAGGTGATTACATACTATAGAGGTCCTTCCTCATGTGAACATCACACTTCATGATAGAGTTGCAGGTGGTCTAATGGATTCCAGGTGATTACATACCACGGAAAGAAGGCTGGAAGGGGAACTGACCTCAGCACATCTGAACATCTCTGCCCCAATGGTGATCAAGTGTCCATAAGGAAACTTATAGCTGTTCTCCGCAGAGGAGCTGGTCATCACCTAGATGGATTGGCTCTTTTGGATCCATGCCCCCATGCATCTGAAACTCCCTGTAAGTTTCCGAAACCAATTTAGGTCGGTTTACCTGTTTCTATTGCCAGAAACAATTGTGTCAACAGATTATATAATCGGAATACTTGTGATGATTTGTTAATACTTAATACCTATAGCCTATTATCTGTCAAGCAGGTGGCGCTTTGCTTTTTCTATTGCAAGTTACCACAGGAAGCAGCATGTGATAATAAAAGATAGCTAAAAATGCCAATTTGGTTAGCCAATTGGTGAACATGAAGATTTCATTTGACAATAAATGTTAGCGTTCCAATTGAGTGAATTTCACCATAGGTCCTTTAACTATTCCTGAGGTCTCATCTATGTCCATGAAGTTTCAAAGTGGTCATCTAGGACCACAATCTAATAAAGAGTGTCTGTGGAGGTCCATGATCATCCATGGAGGCACCTTTTGCCTACGTGGTGATGCCAGCATGGCAACAAGTTGTAAAAAAGACCCCTCCATCTTTCATTTCTCACTATGTCAGTGCTCGCGTTGCCAATTACCGCGGATGAGTACGAGAGAGTGAGAAATGAAAGATAGGTCTTTTTCACAACTTGTTGCCATGCTGGCATCGCCACATAGCCAGAAGGTGCCTCCGTGGACGTCTGTGGACCTCTACAATCATTCTAATGTTTCCGTGGACGTCCGTGGACCTCTACAATCATTCTTTATTAGATCGTGGACCTAGATAACTGCTTTAAAACTTTATGGATCTAGATGAGATCTCGGGAATAATTAAAGGTCCTACAGTGAAATTCACTCATTCCAATTTATGCATGGCAAAGCAGTTTACTATCAGTAACCTGTTAGAACAGAGGAACATCAGATACAGTTCACTTGAGCAAAGATCAAATCCAAATTATGCATCCGCAGTCTTGAAAAGGATGTGGGAGCGGCTAAATATACTGAAAACTTGCGAAATTTTAGAGTTGAGAAGGCTAAAAGTTATGCTAATCTCCTTTGCTTTGtctagagaaaaatataaagcaAAATGGAACTGCGAGAAGTCTTGTGGATTTTCAATCAAGTCAGTGTGTAACTACTTGTGCAGTTCTGAGTATGGCTTTCCATACAAAATGGTCTTGAAA from Setaria italica strain Yugu1 chromosome II, Setaria_italica_v2.0, whole genome shotgun sequence encodes the following:
- the LOC101778712 gene encoding uncharacterized protein LOC101778712, which gives rise to MADTEFRRQLCGDVSSSVVMVEKPTGPSSQFCVGCVIHKTTIDTYILTRTEFIPRKCKLVVHFSDGTKQEAKRLVGDKQFTVIHSSNAHASSTAIWFRHEPIDYSELLCIVPKPPASFQRFWDRIARPSCASTRDDGTLVPDRYFLYICHHDNTKLMTTAPIFHKDGGVCGFVLDDCMTTDKTGEKVDAHVKFCVKATTVENKLRTMLKNDDWKRALEDKAK
- the LOC101779129 gene encoding uncharacterized protein LOC101779129 isoform X3, with the protein product MGLRADLGFSVMGYAKLVASNASTLNNQISSQACKNFLFMYPSPIWISSKPRIHGIRLTMAGMFSYQLVHVSSKEAGSGEVSSLRWRRECEQRISRCRGARHSWTDRRLPAPEPPD
- the LOC101779129 gene encoding uncharacterized protein LOC101779129 isoform X2, which gives rise to MGLRADLGFSVMGYAKLVASNASTLNNQISSQACKNFLFMYPSPIWISSKPRIHGIRLTMAGMFSYQLVHVSSKEAGSGEVSSLRWRRECEQRISRCRGARHSWTDRRLPAPEPPVMLLCMTWLLV
- the LOC101779129 gene encoding uncharacterized protein LOC101779129 isoform X1 — encoded protein: MGLRADLGFSVMGYAKLVASNASTLNNQISSQACKNFLFMYPSPIWISSKPRIHGIRLTMAGMFSYQLVHVSSKEAGSGEVSSLRWRRECEQRISRCRGARHSWTDRRLPAPEPPVSLAILVSLDVDLLKLGIGSTHQQCYHFLNSSKSRILMNDECTLFLHQWSWKIR